The Capillibacterium thermochitinicola genome includes the window GGCCACACCGGTCACGTCGGTCGTCCGGAAGTAGAACTGCGGACGGTATCCGTTGAAGAACGGCGTATGACGTCCGCCCTCTTCCTTGGTCAACACGTAAACCTGACCCTCGAATTTGGTGTGCGGAGTAATCGTGTTCGGCTTGGCCAAGACTTGACCCCGTTCGATCTCGTCCCGGTCAACACCACGGAGCAACAGACCAACGTTGTCCCCGGCTTCCGCCACGTCCAGAACCTTCCGGAACATCTCGACCCCGGTCACCACGGTCTTTTTGATCTCGTCCCGCAACCCGACGATCTGCACTTCGTCGCCGACCTTCACGGTACCCCGCTCCACACGGCCCGTCGCCACCGTCCCGCGCCCGGTAATGGTGAAGACGTCTTCCACCGGCATCAGGAAGGGCTTGTCAAGATCACGCTGCGGATCCGGTAGGTAGCTGTCCACCGCATCCATCAGTTCCCAAATCTTGCCGCACCACTCGCAGTCCCGGCTGCCGCAACCGCATTCCAAAGCCTTTAAGCCGGAACCTCTGACCACCGGAATCTCGTCGCCGGGAAATTCGTACTTCGAAAGCAGGTCCCGAACTTCCATCTCAACCAGTTCCAATAATTCCTCGTCATCCACCATGTCCACTTTGTTCAGCCACACGATAATGTGGGGCACGCCAACCTGACGCGCCAACAGAATGTGCTCGCGGGTCTGCGGCATCGGACCGTCCGCCGCCGAAACAACCAGGATCGCCCCGTCCATCTGCGCCGCACCAGTGATCATGTTCTTCACATAGTCGGCGTGACCCGGGCAGTCCACGTGCGCATAGTGCCGCTTATCCGTCTCGTACTCCACGTGCGAGGTGTTGATCGTGATCCCACGCTCTTTCTCTTCCGGCGCCT containing:
- the tuf gene encoding elongation factor Tu, producing MAKQKFERTKPHANIGTIGHVDHGKTTTTAAITLVLGKVGKAQIMSFDQIDKAPEEKERGITINTSHVEYETDKRHYAHVDCPGHADYVKNMITGAAQMDGAILVVSAADGPMPQTREHILLARQVGVPHIIVWLNKVDMVDDEELLELVEMEVRDLLSKYEFPGDEIPVVRGSGLKALECGCGSRDCEWCGKIWELMDAVDSYLPDPQRDLDKPFLMPVEDVFTITGRGTVATGRVERGTVKVGDEVQIVGLRDEIKKTVVTGVEMFRKVLDVAEAGDNVGLLLRGVDRDEIERGQVLAKPNTITPHTKFEGQVYVLTKEEGGRHTPFFNGYRPQFYFRTTDVTGVAKLPEGVEMVMPGDNITMTIELISPIAMEEGLRFAIREGGRTVGAGVVTKILE